The following coding sequences are from one Shewanella violacea DSS12 window:
- the secD gene encoding protein translocase subunit SecD: MKRQTRKTLLNHNSPWKYGMIIVTIIIMLLSALPSLFGEDAAIEVSDKAGLSVSLIELHKQLQLAGIDIKRIDQADGQTLIVLAKQAQQTQTKQVLAKLVAKPEHLTLSLAPAAPSWLLSLGVAPIKLGLDLRGGVQFLLDVDLDPVYRLHGESLVDSIKQFSREQKLMGTQVRYKDDDSITLMLANSETSYQYRQFIRSQHPRWQVKQEGDGILTVSLKQSEKDLLRDLTVKQNLQTMRGRISQLGITEAIVQRQGEHRIRIELPGVQDPAAAKSVIGATASLAFYEVKPPGSVNAKILRDDSQTPVYVSRKPVLGGEHIIDARAGIGEMGGAEVNITLDSAGGKLMSAFSRDNIGYPMATSYSEYSRNAQGEVSQQTRVISIATIQSQLGNRFSITGAGDYQEAQQLALLLRAGSMTAPVTIVEERTIGPSLGAENIVNGFAALALGMAMTLVFMGFWYRRLGWVANVALIANMVILFGLLALIPGAVLTLPGIAGLVLTVGMAVDTNVLIFERIKDNLKLGRDFARAIDRGFDSAFGTILDANLTTMITAVVLYSIGNGPIQGFALTLGLGLLTSMFTGIFASRVLINWAYGRNFNRDVRV, translated from the coding sequence ATGAAAAGACAAACAAGAAAAACATTACTCAATCACAACTCTCCATGGAAATATGGGATGATAATCGTCACGATTATCATCATGCTATTGAGTGCACTGCCGTCTCTGTTCGGTGAAGATGCGGCTATTGAGGTCAGTGATAAGGCGGGTTTATCAGTTTCCTTAATAGAGCTGCATAAGCAACTCCAACTGGCTGGGATAGATATCAAGCGTATAGATCAGGCCGATGGTCAGACATTGATCGTACTCGCTAAGCAGGCTCAACAAACGCAAACAAAGCAAGTGTTGGCTAAGCTAGTCGCTAAACCAGAACATCTCACTCTGTCACTCGCTCCGGCGGCGCCATCCTGGTTACTCAGTCTGGGAGTTGCCCCCATAAAGTTGGGCTTAGATCTCAGGGGAGGTGTGCAGTTTCTCTTGGATGTGGATCTGGATCCCGTTTATCGACTTCATGGTGAAAGCTTAGTCGATTCAATCAAGCAGTTTTCCCGTGAGCAAAAGTTGATGGGAACTCAGGTGCGTTATAAGGACGATGACAGTATCACCTTAATGCTGGCTAACTCAGAAACCAGTTACCAATACAGACAATTTATCCGTAGCCAACATCCTCGCTGGCAAGTGAAGCAGGAGGGAGATGGCATCTTGACGGTCAGTTTAAAGCAATCTGAGAAAGACCTGCTGCGAGATCTAACCGTTAAACAAAATTTACAGACCATGCGTGGTCGTATATCTCAACTTGGGATAACCGAGGCTATAGTACAGCGCCAGGGAGAGCATAGAATACGTATTGAACTGCCTGGTGTTCAAGATCCCGCCGCAGCAAAGAGCGTCATAGGGGCAACAGCCAGCTTGGCTTTCTATGAAGTTAAACCGCCGGGTTCTGTTAACGCAAAAATCTTGCGGGATGACTCCCAGACCCCAGTTTATGTATCGCGCAAACCTGTGTTGGGAGGTGAGCATATTATAGATGCCAGGGCGGGGATTGGTGAGATGGGAGGCGCTGAAGTGAATATCACCTTAGACAGTGCTGGCGGTAAATTGATGTCGGCTTTTTCCAGAGACAATATAGGTTATCCCATGGCCACATCTTACAGTGAGTACAGCCGGAATGCTCAAGGTGAGGTGAGTCAACAGACACGAGTGATCAGTATTGCCACCATACAGAGTCAGTTAGGCAATCGTTTCAGTATTACCGGAGCCGGAGATTACCAAGAGGCGCAGCAATTGGCCTTGTTATTACGTGCAGGCTCTATGACTGCGCCGGTGACTATAGTCGAAGAGCGTACTATAGGCCCGAGTCTTGGCGCCGAGAATATCGTCAATGGTTTTGCCGCGTTAGCCTTAGGTATGGCGATGACCTTAGTCTTTATGGGTTTCTGGTACCGGCGTTTGGGCTGGGTAGCCAATGTGGCTCTTATCGCTAATATGGTGATTCTGTTTGGGTTACTGGCTCTGATCCCTGGGGCGGTATTGACCTTACCAGGCATCGCAGGCTTAGTGCTGACGGTTGGTATGGCCGTTGATACTAATGTACTCATCTTCGAGCGGATCAAAGATAATCTGAAACTGGGGAGAGATTTCGCTCGTGCCATAGACAGGGGCTTCGATAGCGCCTTTGGCACCATCTTAGATGCCAACCTCACCACCATGATCACTGCTGTTGTGCTCTATTCTATCGGTAATGGTCCGATCCAAGGCTTTGCCCTGACACTGGGCTTGGGATTATTGACGAGTATGTTTACCGGAATTTTTGCCTCTCGCGTCCTTATCAATTGGGCATATGGACGTAATTTTAACCGTGATGTGAGGGTGTAA
- the greA gene encoding transcription elongation factor GreA, translated as MNKVPMTVVGAEQLRKELTHLKFEQRPSITQAIGTARELGDLKENAEYHAAREEQGICEARIRDIEGKLSNVQIIDVTKMENNGRIIFGTTVTILNVETEEESTYRIVGEDEANIKDNLISVTSPIARGLVGKNLDDEVNIQTPGGITEYEIIAVKYI; from the coding sequence ATGAATAAGGTTCCTATGACAGTTGTTGGCGCCGAACAACTGCGAAAAGAGTTAACACATCTTAAATTTGAGCAGCGCCCCAGTATTACTCAAGCAATAGGCACAGCCAGAGAACTTGGCGACCTTAAAGAGAATGCTGAGTATCATGCCGCGCGCGAAGAGCAGGGCATTTGCGAGGCTCGCATTCGTGATATCGAAGGTAAACTTTCGAATGTGCAGATCATCGATGTGACTAAGATGGAGAATAATGGTCGTATTATTTTCGGTACAACAGTGACTATACTGAATGTCGAGACCGAAGAAGAATCGACTTACCGTATCGTGGGTGAAGATGAAGCGAATATCAAAGATAATTTGATCTCTGTAACTTCACCGATTGCACGTGGTTTGGTTGGTAAAAATCTCGATGATGAGGTAAATATTCAGACCCCGGGTGGTATTACCGAGTATGAGATCATTGCCGTAAAATATATCTAA
- a CDS encoding TorF family putative porin, translating into MKHHIGYAVVLCSTLTLAPPTFATEGLSANISVTNNYIWRGVTQTHDKPAVSGGIDYAMDTGIYLGTWASNIDFGDDATTELDLYLGFANEFGEFNYDFGYVYYGYPDGDDLNFGEVYGSIGWNVLSIGISTTAHSDWSSDFGDDIYFEINAAFEILGDAELGLHLGSYDFDDGLDYQDYNVSISKSGFSFLVSQVSEDEIDDDYKIVVSYTYEIDL; encoded by the coding sequence ATGAAACATCACATTGGATATGCTGTCGTATTATGCTCCACTCTTACCTTAGCCCCACCCACATTCGCCACTGAAGGCTTATCGGCCAACATAAGTGTCACTAACAATTATATCTGGCGCGGTGTGACTCAAACCCATGATAAGCCTGCAGTGTCAGGCGGAATAGATTACGCCATGGATACGGGTATCTACCTAGGCACCTGGGCATCTAACATAGATTTCGGTGATGACGCCACCACTGAGCTAGACCTCTATCTAGGCTTTGCTAATGAGTTTGGTGAGTTCAACTATGATTTTGGTTATGTCTATTACGGCTACCCAGATGGCGATGACCTCAATTTTGGTGAAGTTTATGGCTCAATTGGCTGGAATGTGCTCTCAATAGGCATCTCTACCACGGCACATTCAGATTGGTCATCTGATTTTGGTGACGATATTTACTTCGAAATTAATGCAGCGTTTGAAATTCTTGGCGATGCCGAACTTGGATTACACTTAGGTAGTTATGACTTCGATGATGGACTAGATTATCAGGACTATAACGTCAGCATCAGCAAGAGCGGTTTTAGCTTTTTAGTCAGTCAAGTAAGCGAAGATGAGATAGATGACGATTATAAGATAGTGGTTTCTTATACCTATGAAATTGACCTTTGA
- a CDS encoding methyl-accepting chemotaxis protein, with protein MKISSKIVLASVLLSGIGILTAGSLVGWKSSSIASYALEKRAFEQLVAIREIQKSQIERYFSTIEKEMITLSNNEMVIDVMHHLPQEFFDYGQQTSMRDDSALKQYYTNQFDKEYRNQNPSAMGSASSKLATLNSNTRAIQHAYISGNSNPLGSKNALEFAKDGTDYSNTHKKYHPQFNQYLEAFGFYDIFLVEPDSGYVVYSVFKELDYATSLLDGPYKNTGLAKAFRAANSTSNKNDTFLIDFKPYFPSYEAAAAFISSPVFSADGKKLGILIFQMPIDEINNLMTYDKEWRKVGLGSSGETYLVGDDHLLRSQSRFLYDDKSGYIKALRDAGMDAQIVNKIEASGSAIGYQRVDSEGARSALSGQTGIKTVMDYRNLEVLSAFAPLEIAGVKWAILSEIDVAEAMQDKENMLDAIWLTISIIMLILIPITLVAGFMVGRGISNPINGFIAQVNRVTQNKDLTTRIDYQGEDELFSLASSFNQLLQELQSILNSVEELAATLLKTTGKMMEDINETTEQTMQQSNNADSVAVATNQLLATIQEVARNASSAADSVRETNDKCLESTQGAERLEHDMEELNAQMASASQSIEKLAQESESIGSVLDVIQAIAEQTNLLALNAAIEAARAGEQGRGFAVVADEVRTLASRTQQSTEDIREKINSLQHETVITVKMVTSSNEMANASIGTCEENRKILAEVVVLVSQLSDMNMQIATASEQQSAVVGDINQNITEIADTSLRISSKAELSKEDVENLSNLVTNLEEKMSEFKL; from the coding sequence ATGAAAATTTCCAGCAAAATAGTGTTGGCTTCGGTGTTATTATCAGGGATTGGTATATTAACAGCGGGATCGCTGGTTGGTTGGAAGTCTTCCTCTATCGCGTCATATGCCCTTGAGAAAAGGGCATTCGAACAGCTTGTTGCCATTCGAGAAATTCAAAAATCCCAAATAGAAAGATATTTCTCAACGATTGAGAAAGAGATGATCACCCTGTCTAATAATGAGATGGTGATAGACGTAATGCATCATCTACCCCAAGAGTTTTTTGATTATGGTCAACAGACCAGCATGAGAGACGACTCTGCCTTGAAGCAGTATTACACCAATCAATTCGATAAAGAGTATCGTAATCAAAATCCATCGGCCATGGGCAGTGCCAGCAGTAAGCTTGCTACGCTAAACAGTAATACCCGAGCGATTCAACATGCCTATATCAGTGGTAACTCTAATCCATTAGGCAGTAAGAATGCCTTAGAGTTTGCTAAAGACGGCACAGATTACAGCAATACTCATAAGAAATATCATCCTCAATTTAATCAGTATCTAGAAGCCTTCGGTTTTTATGATATTTTTCTGGTCGAACCGGATTCGGGTTATGTGGTTTATTCTGTGTTTAAGGAGCTGGATTATGCCACCTCGCTATTGGATGGGCCTTATAAAAATACCGGCCTAGCCAAAGCTTTTAGGGCGGCCAATAGTACCAGTAATAAGAATGATACCTTTCTTATCGACTTTAAGCCCTATTTCCCCTCTTATGAAGCGGCCGCAGCATTTATCTCATCGCCGGTATTTTCCGCTGATGGGAAGAAGCTAGGCATATTGATTTTTCAGATGCCCATAGATGAGATCAATAATCTGATGACCTATGATAAAGAGTGGCGCAAGGTTGGTCTGGGTAGCTCAGGTGAAACCTATTTAGTGGGGGATGATCACTTACTTCGTAGCCAGAGCCGCTTCTTATATGATGACAAATCTGGTTACATTAAGGCCCTCAGAGATGCGGGTATGGACGCTCAGATAGTCAACAAGATAGAGGCGAGTGGCTCGGCCATAGGTTATCAAAGGGTTGATAGCGAGGGGGCTAGATCTGCACTATCTGGGCAGACTGGTATTAAGACAGTCATGGATTATCGTAATCTAGAGGTGTTATCGGCATTCGCACCACTGGAGATAGCTGGAGTTAAATGGGCCATTTTGAGCGAGATTGATGTTGCCGAGGCGATGCAGGATAAGGAAAATATGCTTGATGCCATATGGCTAACAATCAGCATTATTATGTTGATTTTAATTCCTATTACTCTTGTTGCAGGTTTTATGGTCGGCAGGGGAATATCCAATCCAATCAATGGGTTTATTGCTCAAGTCAATCGAGTTACTCAGAATAAAGACCTAACAACCAGAATTGATTATCAAGGTGAAGATGAGCTGTTCTCTCTGGCAAGCTCATTTAATCAGCTATTACAAGAGTTACAGAGTATTCTCAATAGTGTCGAGGAGCTGGCGGCGACTCTATTGAAAACGACGGGCAAGATGATGGAGGACATCAATGAAACAACCGAACAGACCATGCAGCAATCTAATAATGCTGACAGTGTCGCTGTGGCGACTAACCAGTTGTTAGCGACAATCCAGGAGGTGGCACGTAATGCCTCTAGTGCCGCGGATTCTGTGCGTGAAACTAATGATAAGTGTCTGGAAAGTACTCAAGGGGCTGAGCGTTTAGAGCATGACATGGAGGAGTTAAATGCACAGATGGCTTCCGCTTCACAGTCCATCGAAAAATTGGCTCAGGAGAGTGAATCAATTGGTTCTGTGCTGGACGTCATTCAGGCCATCGCTGAGCAGACTAATTTATTGGCACTAAATGCCGCTATCGAAGCTGCCAGAGCTGGTGAACAAGGTAGAGGTTTTGCTGTGGTAGCCGATGAAGTGAGGACATTAGCATCACGGACTCAACAATCAACCGAAGACATTCGGGAAAAGATTAATTCATTGCAACATGAGACTGTTATAACCGTAAAAATGGTGACTTCGTCTAATGAAATGGCTAATGCAAGTATCGGAACCTGTGAAGAAAATCGGAAAATACTGGCCGAGGTTGTGGTGCTTGTGTCTCAGCTCAGTGATATGAATATGCAGATAGCAACGGCTTCCGAGCAACAGAGTGCTGTGGTTGGCGATATTAATCAAAATATCACTGAGATTGCCGATACCTCACTGAGGATCTCCTCTAAGGCGGAGCTTAGTAAAGAGGATGTCGAAAATTTGAGTAATTTAGTGACTAATCTGGAAGAGAAAATGAGTGAATTTAAGCTTTAA
- the carB gene encoding carbamoyl-phosphate synthase large subunit, with product MPKRTDIKSILILGAGPIVIGQACEFDYSGAQACKALREEGYRVILVNSNPATIMTDPEMADATYIEPIHWEVVRNIIAKERPDAILPTMGGQTALNCALELESKGVLKEFNVEMIGATADAIDKAEDRGRFDKAMKAIGLECPRAGFAHTMAEAFAVQETLGFPCIIRPSFTMGGSGGGIAYNIEEFEEICTQGLDLSPTSELLIDESLIGWKEYEMEVVRDKNDNCIIVCSIENFDAMGVHTGDSITVAPAQTLTDKEYQLMRNASIAVLREIGVETGGSNVQFGINPKDGRMVIIEMNPRVSRSSALASKATGFPIAKIAAKLAVGYTLDELNNDITGGSTPASFEPAIDYVVTKMPRFNFEKFAGANDRLTTQMKSVGEVMSIGRTFQESLQKALRGLEVGKNGLDPIIDIESADAMKRIRHELTEPGADRIWYIADAFRAGLSIDDIFEMTNVDPWFLVQIQDLLNFETQVKDSGMSGLNEVFLRQLKRKGFSDLRLSDLLGVNEAEVRKLRHKLEIHPVYKRVDTCAAEFSTDTAYMYSTYEEECEANPSNRDKIMILGGGPNRIGQGIEFDYCCVHAAMALREDGYETIMVNCNPETVSTDYDTSDRLYFESVTLEDVLEIVRIEKPKGVIVQYGGQTPLKLARELEAAGVPIIGTSPDAIDRAEDRERFQKAIQRLEMKQPENETVTTVESAIISAERIGYPLVVRPSYVLGGRAMEIVYDEQDLRRYFNEAVSVSNSSPVLLDRFLDNAIEIDIDAICDGETVVIGSIMEHIEQAGVHSGDSGCSLPPYSLSEDVQNRMREQVGKLAIELGVIGLMNVQFAVKDDEIYMIEVNPRAARTVPFVSKATGVPLAKIAARVMAGQSLKSQNFTKEVIPPYFSVKEVVLPFNKFPGVDPLLGPEMRSTGEVMGIGDTFAEAYAKAQLGATAAVPKSGRALLSVRDSDKQRVAELASNLIALGYEIDATHGTAVVLGEAGINPRLVNKVHEGRPHILDRIKNGEYTYIVNTTEGRQAIEDSRQLRRGALRYKVDYTTTLNAAFATCMAHAADDRSTVTSIQELHKRIK from the coding sequence CAAAACGTACAGATATAAAAAGTATTCTTATCCTGGGTGCGGGTCCGATCGTTATCGGTCAGGCATGTGAGTTTGATTACTCCGGTGCCCAGGCGTGTAAAGCGCTTCGTGAAGAAGGTTATCGAGTTATTCTTGTTAACTCTAACCCTGCCACGATAATGACAGATCCAGAGATGGCCGATGCGACCTATATCGAGCCAATTCATTGGGAAGTTGTTCGTAACATTATCGCTAAAGAGCGTCCTGATGCGATTCTGCCTACCATGGGTGGCCAGACGGCGCTTAACTGTGCACTGGAGCTGGAAAGCAAGGGTGTGCTGAAAGAGTTTAATGTCGAGATGATTGGCGCAACAGCCGATGCTATCGATAAAGCCGAAGACCGTGGTCGTTTCGATAAGGCGATGAAAGCCATCGGCCTTGAGTGTCCACGTGCGGGTTTTGCCCATACGATGGCAGAGGCATTCGCGGTGCAGGAAACATTGGGCTTTCCGTGTATTATTCGCCCGTCTTTCACCATGGGTGGCAGCGGCGGCGGTATTGCTTATAACATCGAAGAATTCGAAGAGATCTGTACTCAAGGATTGGACCTGTCGCCAACCAGCGAGCTGCTAATCGATGAGTCGCTTATCGGTTGGAAAGAGTACGAGATGGAAGTGGTGCGTGACAAGAATGATAACTGCATCATAGTCTGCTCTATCGAGAACTTCGATGCCATGGGCGTGCACACAGGCGACTCGATCACTGTGGCTCCAGCTCAGACACTGACGGATAAAGAATATCAGTTGATGCGTAATGCTTCGATTGCGGTTCTGCGTGAAATCGGTGTGGAGACAGGCGGTTCTAACGTACAGTTCGGCATCAATCCGAAAGATGGCCGCATGGTTATCATCGAGATGAACCCAAGAGTATCACGCTCTTCAGCATTAGCGTCTAAGGCGACGGGCTTCCCGATTGCTAAAATCGCCGCTAAGCTGGCAGTTGGTTACACGCTCGATGAGCTTAATAATGACATCACAGGCGGTAGTACCCCTGCTTCATTCGAGCCAGCTATCGATTATGTGGTTACCAAAATGCCACGTTTCAACTTCGAGAAGTTTGCCGGTGCAAATGACCGTCTAACCACTCAGATGAAGTCGGTTGGTGAAGTGATGTCCATTGGCCGTACGTTCCAGGAATCACTGCAAAAAGCATTGCGTGGACTCGAAGTCGGTAAGAATGGCCTAGATCCAATTATCGATATCGAAAGTGCCGATGCGATGAAAAGAATTCGCCACGAGCTCACTGAGCCTGGCGCAGACAGAATTTGGTATATTGCCGATGCCTTCCGCGCCGGTCTTTCTATCGATGATATCTTCGAGATGACTAATGTCGACCCTTGGTTCCTAGTACAGATACAAGATCTGCTTAATTTTGAAACTCAGGTTAAAGACTCTGGCATGTCAGGTCTGAATGAAGTCTTCTTACGCCAGCTTAAGCGTAAAGGCTTCTCTGATTTACGTTTGTCAGATCTGCTTGGTGTCAATGAGGCAGAAGTTCGCAAGTTACGTCATAAGCTTGAGATTCATCCTGTGTATAAGCGCGTCGATACTTGCGCCGCCGAGTTCTCGACCGATACCGCTTATATGTACTCTACCTATGAGGAAGAGTGTGAGGCGAATCCATCTAATCGTGACAAGATCATGATCTTAGGTGGCGGACCAAACAGAATTGGCCAGGGAATCGAGTTCGATTATTGTTGTGTTCATGCGGCTATGGCGTTGCGTGAAGACGGTTATGAGACCATCATGGTCAACTGTAACCCTGAGACAGTATCAACGGATTACGACACGTCAGACAGACTTTATTTTGAATCTGTCACTCTGGAAGATGTGCTCGAGATTGTTCGTATCGAGAAGCCTAAGGGCGTTATCGTGCAGTATGGTGGTCAAACACCGCTTAAGTTAGCTCGTGAACTCGAAGCTGCCGGCGTACCTATAATCGGTACTAGCCCGGATGCTATTGACCGCGCCGAAGACAGAGAGCGTTTCCAGAAGGCGATTCAGCGTCTGGAGATGAAACAGCCTGAAAACGAGACGGTCACGACTGTCGAAAGTGCCATTATCTCGGCTGAGCGTATCGGTTATCCCCTAGTGGTTCGTCCATCTTATGTACTTGGTGGTCGTGCGATGGAGATAGTCTACGATGAGCAAGATTTACGTCGCTACTTCAACGAAGCCGTGAGCGTGTCAAACTCCTCTCCTGTATTGCTTGACCGTTTCTTAGATAATGCTATCGAGATCGATATCGATGCTATCTGTGATGGTGAGACTGTGGTTATCGGCTCTATCATGGAGCATATTGAGCAGGCTGGCGTACACTCGGGTGATTCAGGTTGTTCATTACCTCCCTATAGTCTAAGTGAAGATGTTCAGAACCGCATGCGTGAGCAGGTGGGTAAACTGGCCATAGAACTTGGAGTTATTGGCTTGATGAATGTGCAGTTTGCCGTGAAGGATGATGAGATCTATATGATCGAAGTTAACCCACGCGCCGCACGTACTGTACCATTTGTCTCTAAGGCAACTGGCGTACCTTTAGCTAAGATAGCCGCTCGTGTGATGGCGGGTCAAAGCCTAAAGTCGCAAAATTTTACCAAGGAAGTGATTCCTCCATACTTCTCGGTGAAAGAAGTTGTTTTACCGTTTAACAAGTTCCCAGGCGTCGATCCTCTGCTCGGCCCTGAGATGCGTTCTACTGGTGAGGTGATGGGTATAGGTGATACTTTCGCTGAAGCATATGCTAAGGCACAACTTGGCGCTACAGCGGCCGTGCCTAAGTCAGGTCGTGCTTTGCTATCGGTTCGTGATAGCGATAAGCAAAGGGTAGCGGAATTAGCTTCTAACCTGATTGCACTGGGTTATGAAATTGATGCAACTCATGGTACCGCAGTTGTCTTGGGTGAGGCTGGAATCAATCCTCGTCTGGTTAACAAGGTACATGAAGGGCGTCCTCATATTCTTGACCGTATCAAGAATGGTGAATACACCTATATCGTTAACACCACCGAAGGTCGTCAGGCGATTGAAGATTCTCGTCAACTGCGACGCGGTGCATTGCGATACAAGGTCGATTATACAACGACCTTGAATGCCGCATTTGCGACATGTATGGCGCATGCTGCCGATGATAGAAGCACTGTGACTTCGATACAAGAGCTGCATAAACGTATCAAGTAA